The DNA segment TCAAACATACAAGCACACATAAGTAAAAAGTTAATTATGTGTATAAAACGTATAAAGCAAACTCAATGCGATTCGATTACTTATTTGAAGGCTgctattaaataagttttatccGTAACCTACGAAATTCCTGTCCTTACATTTGGTAATATCCGCTTCTCTGCTCCAATTCAATTAACACATACGCGCCAACGCCATTTGAATGGTTTTAGCCATTCAAACGGCGGCCCAGCTAATGTGTTCCGTGTCCTTCCACGAGCAACGAGCATGCGTGGGGTGTCGTAATTTACATGTAAGCTGTAAAGAGCTTAGGGGCTTGCAGCCTTGTGCAAGGCGCCGCCAAACCTATTTTAAACGACGTAAATTGCCGACTGGAACATGTGCGTTCGGCTGTTAGCAAACTGTCTCACTATAACAAGATAGATTTTCACAATCCTTACAAAGCTTTCAGTTGCGCAACTAGTTTTCATGCAAACATGGTaatcttaaataaatgaatgaaaagaACAATTAGTCGACGCGATTAATCTCGTTTTTTTCCCCTAATTAGTTTGAACTTGACGTGGGAATACGTAGCCCCAAGCCCTTAACAGATTAATTGATAACCTTTTATCTCGAGTGAGCGCTAATGAATTGTGTGCCGACTGTCATATAGAGCGACCTCCGATCTCACTGCAGATGAAGTAACTGATACCTATGCAGCAACAGTGATTACCGGATTATATTCGTAGGtacattcattcattatgaaataaaagaaaattttatatactcgtaataacaGTAATACCCCTGGAAAAATGGGCTTTATTATTCccatttaaaattatgtaaataaatatgaaagatTAAAAGACAGCCTCAAAAAATCCGGTTTGATATTAGGCCATTTCTTTGCCCGTCTCCTTCATAAattagtcttaaaataaacgttTAAAAACTTTGCGGCTTCTAATTTCAGAAAGTGAAAAGTTGCGAGTGGCTCTTAAAACACTCATCGGTTTCATGCCACTCTACACACCTACcccttgaaataaaatcataccATTAGACCTATCATATACAATATAAGTAGCAGTGCCGCATATTTGTTCTCATGTTCCTTATAATACGATtagtaatttatgtaatttcgtacctatttcaattaaattcaatCAGGTCGCGTGTGAATTGGTGTAAGACCTTACTTCtcaattttaacatttctaGCAATTTAACTCCTATGACAGAATAATTGAAAGGTGTATATCACCGATGATTCATACTCGTATACTGTAAGCCTGATCTATAGATATGATCTATAGAGCCTATAGGCCTGATCTGATCCATTCTGAAACTACTGCTCCTACCAACTCGTTCACTGATTGATCTAAACTGCATTGCACAATGGACAACTTGCATCTGAAATTTACATGCAGTACCTATATAGTGTGGACCTAAACCTAGTCATGAAATAATGAACAAGAGATATATAATGATTAGTTACCCAAAATGACActttaaaaatcggccaagaccatgtcgggccatgctcagtgtagggtttcgtagttaccatagTGTCAAAATGGGCCTAACGgaggctattagtaagtatcatgtacctCTACATTACAatcataagggagtacctttgcagcgctttgtacgtctttttactatacgTTCAAAAACGACTGGACCAATCATGTTcgcgatttttttcatattttctggACCCATTGTTCAAGAGGCTGGAGACACATAATtttattctttcggagcgattatttccgatattattaactttaaaaaaatattttagagacCCTTATTCATTttcaaagacctatccaacgataccccacactattaggtcaaagcgaaaaaaataaacattttgtatgggacccccccatacaaaatgtttttttaaagtaatattttttttatgctttttatttgttgcaatgcatgatttatccattccaaattgcagctttctagcactaacgatcacggagcaaagccgaggacggacggacggactatACGGACggaacatggcgaaactataagggtttctaggtgactacgaaaccctaaaataaTGAATCACTTTAAGAATATCtagtaaaaagtattttatctttttaacaGCATGACACCTACTACATCAACTTAAGTGTAATGCAAcctgtaaaataagtaggtTGGTGgttataattaatatgtatacacaaatCTATCCGCATTAATGTCTAATCAAAGGGGATTAAGATAATGTGAGCGTATTAAATTCTCCGCACCCGTATTTGCAAACGTAATATAAAGACACAGCGAACTATAAATGTCGCACGCATTGCATACTACTCATATGttcttaaataagtaataacctAGTTTCCATATCCAcgttaaatgtaattattaggTTTATTACATGCCGAATGCGCTCTGGCACGAATGATATAGGTATGCAAAGCAGTGCGCGTCGATACAGAAATAAGGCGAGGTTGTAGGACCAAGCCAAGCACGACTTTATTTGACCACCCTCATTGTAACACAAGTGTCTTTAAGATAAAAGTAGACCACCAGGCTTTTTGAAAAAGGTTAGGAATATATTTGAGTAAAATATTGCTCGTTGTTTGTAAATAATAGACAGAGCGCGAAAGTATCAACTGCCGCTTGGGCCGATTTTAGGTCAATTAggaaaaaaaacgaattatttTTTGCTCTTTCAGAATGCCAGGAATCCTTCAAAGAAATCCTTCTTtcaacttagtttttttttttttttttttttttatgaaatagatTTCCTGATAGTCTAAACTTGGCGATCttataatttttctattttcGCTAATTTTGGGacctttttataataattaaagcatAAAATTGGGCTTAGATTAATGGTTTAGTTAATAAAAGGTATGAAACAAAAATCTATAATGTGGGGGGAAGTAAAAAGGGGACTACATTTATATGGAGAAATGACAGTTCATTATTttcttaagagtccgcagcgagttcggttctccatacaaacgtagttacgctctcattttaaagcGACTAGCTATATTTCTCTGCAACTTTGTACTTAAAATAGGAAAAGGTATGTCTATGCctgtaatagtttaaaaatacagcgtatttaagtttttcatacaaaacttgtttttgctctatttagtttgttttataagctggtgctatataaattaattaattacggaCATAGATATTCCTCATGTCACTaaatgtgcaaagtttcatttcaatacaacacgtagttttaaaatgagaacgaaaaaCTCAGTTTGTATGAGAATGTCAAATTTGGCCTGGCTTGCTGGGGACTCTATATAAACCATGTACATACACTACTAGGTAGTCCTTTTTATTCCTTACTGCAGCACACCTTTAATACAAATGGATTGTTAACATGTAGGTACAATGATTTAATTAAGCAAATGGCAAATCCATTCCTCGATCTAGATAATGATGACAAAGGACGTGCTTAAAGTTTATTGAAGGACTATGTTGAACTATGACCCGCGTTGGAGCTCGCTCGGGCTGCGCGCGTGTTGTGCTAGGTCGGCGATCGGCGCGCACCGCGCGCGCGGCCGCGCCCACCGGCGCAGGCGAACGTGAAAAAGTATGACCCGTTCTTACACATATGAGATCGCTATATAAGTCTTGGCCGACTCATTTTGCTCTCATTTCGGCTCACGCTCAACTTTGGCtaatacattaatatttttggaGGATTTGACTAATTTTTTATGAGatacaaattttgtatgatacAGATTTTAGGTAAACTTTACCActgagataaaaaaaatcgaaaatgaATACGGTAAGCTGGACTTCAAAATTATGCATTACTTTATGGTACTTTCAAATTTTATACTGCTAAAACCATAATGACCCAGTCCTGAATGCAGAATACTTGACACACATTGAGTGTTTCTTTTGTCCCTTCAAGTGATTCAACTTTTTATTGCAGGTAATATTGGCCCTCGCGTTGACGCTTACGAGTGTATGCGCGTATCACGATCCGGACCTTAACTACCACTTGAGCCAATTGCAAGCCGCTCCGAACTGTGACAACGGCCACACGGGTTCCGGTCCCGGTTACTCGTATCTGCCACCAGCCGTTCAGCTCACCACCACTGGAGTAAAAGTGGCTGCTCCTGTAGCCTCACAACAAGTGCTCTCAGCCCCTGCGTATCAGTATTCTGGATCTAGCAGCTATCAAACAGGAGCTGCATACCAAGCAGCAGCAGGATATCAATCAGCAGCAGCCTATCAAGTTTCTGCACCCATTCAACCGCAACTTACACCGGCATTCCAAACCTCATCACTGGTTTCACACGCAAATGGTGCTCCTGCATACTCAGCCCAGAGAGAATTTCACGGCTATGCCACCTCCGCCGGCCTATCAGCAGCAGCCTCTTCTGGGAAAACAGTGACACCTCTCGCAACGTACGCTCAGGCGCCCATCATTGCCAAAGTGACAGCAGCTCCGCTGATTGCCAGATTTACATTAGCTGCGCCCAAAAATAACTTTGTGTCTCAGAACTTAGTGTCGCAACAGGCTTCATACGCTGCCGGATCAGCAGTAGCATACAGTTCGGAGGAGACGGCTAGCCCAGTCGTAGCGCAGGTGTATGCGGCTCCATCTGCTGGATACGCAACATCGCCTGCCCTAAGACAACAGACTCCCCAACTTTTTGAGCCGTCACGATACACGGTAGCGCAGCCTGCTGTATCTCAGTATAGAACCGCGCCTATTTCTGGATTGACGCCCGTCGCACCAGTGGCTTCGCAATACCGAGCGCCAGTGATAGCTCAATACCAGTCTGCTCAGCTCGCCCCTGCTGTATCCCAGTACGCTGCACCAGCAGTTACCCATGTTGCGCCTGCAGTGACCCAGTACACTGCTCCAGTCATCTCCCAGCACGCGGGTCAGTCGGTGGCGTACTCCACGTCGTCCATCAGCCATCACTCCGGCGGGAGCATCGCGCAGTACGCCGCAGCGCCGGTGGCCGTCAACCACAACATCGCCGTGGCTGCTCCAGCGAGGATCGCTCATGTCAAAAATGTTCACACGGACTTCCTACAAAATTATGTAAGTTCTTAAAAGTTATCCTTATTAGTTTTAGTTAATAGGGCTCGTAGGTGAATACATAGTTATGTGTTTGCAAATCTTGAATAGCACCAACAATAGAGCTGGCAGGTAGATTTATTGAAGTTCGATTCATGGTTTTGATGTCACAaaaataactgtaaaatattacataacaATTCCAAACAAATGCTATATTTATCAGTCAAAAACATcaattaaaagtcaattttaacAGCCAACTTGAGGAAACTCTTGTGGGTAAAATTCAATTTACTCATCAggttttaaagaataaagagagctttTACGAGCTGTTGTgttaaacaatatatttatctacttaatagtaaaaatattacttcttGTAAAAATTGTAGTTTATTTAATTAGCTTTGCTTTAATAAATAGATAACTCTAACTCCAAAATGTGTATTACATAAGAATTTCTTATATCTTAAATTTACGCGTAATGGAAACGTctcaaataactaaaaaaataaccatCAATAATCGCTGCTATTTGTCGTTGTCGAAGTGTTTGCAAATCCATCAAGTACTCGTACGTTCTCCAATTAGCCAAATCTCCTTCACCGGTTAATCTGCCTCTTATCAATTAGGCATCGTATGATTGATAGAATATATTACACAGTACAAAATGCACCTAATCACCGCGTCCCGGATTACAGCACGCGTGACATTACTTCATATCCCGGCTAATAGGTGACGTAACAGATTTGATCGACTTCATTTGACTCCCAGGACGAGTTTTGCACACGTCAAAATCTTGACCAATTACCCCGTACCGTAACGGTAGCAAATTGTGCAATGTACCTACAGAGGACCTACTGATTTACTTTTGCCTCTTAATATTGTTAGTCACGCTGTTTGTTCTACAAAATTAATATGCGTTAAAGAGTTATCATCATTACGTTGTAGCTTCAAATGGTCTATTTCCACAATTTGATACAATGAAATCGTGGAAGTGTCATCTCTGTTATGATTTGGTCACGAATCACGGTTAAACATTTCAAGATTTCCTAAAGGCAGAAAGCGATCCTTAGGCATTCTCTGTACTCgctattattttttcaaaatgtttaataattagTGGTAGAGCAAAATTCTTTGCTCGGGCAAACTAATTAGGTTCCAATTTACCTACCACCAGTTGTTTGCCACACATTTTGACTTCATGAGTAGGTGCAGttgacgtcaaagatatattttcattttttacaaAGGAGTatggtgcaaaagtgtaaacatatctttgacgtcgactttACCTACATACAAGTGAATACATATTCAATTATTCCATAGAAACCAACTAATAAtgtgatatataatataatcgCTTAATCGATCATGTCATTCGTCCTACTCAACACTGAAACAAATTACATTTAGGTTTATTATTGTTAATTCTTCAATCGATCAAGCGCCGCCTCGCAAGGTTGAAATGAGCACATAATACACTGCAAGCGTACATCGAtctttatttcaataaataagtcACGATTCAAATTTATTTCTCATTGTTCAATGTTCTTATTGTTTCTCTAGTGTTTCCTTTATCACTTTCATTGCATTAAATCAAAATAGTTCCTCTTAAGTTTGTGCCTGTATCAATTAACTAAATGGACACTAAACGCTCGAAAACATGAACATTATAGAAGTACGCATAACATTTTTTCGTGCAGCCGGTTTAGGTAAGATCCATGGTAGTTCAAGATTCACTGATAtgacaaaattaatatttcgaAATACGAGTACGTCATTCCTTTTTACGTTCGAACCAAATTCAAGTTTTTTATGTGCGTGATGCATAAAACCGTTGTTCCGTAAACTTGAACAATCTCAAGTTAAAATTTAACTCTTTTTAATAACAGTCCGTGACATGGCGACCATATGGCGACTCTTTTGAAAATTCAGTTATTTTGCTAATAAGTTTGTCATCTTAGaaacttgaataaaaaataatcattttgtaaataattaataagtcttcctcctcgcgttgtcccggcattttgccacggctcatgggagcctggggtccgtttgacaactaatcccaagatttggcgtaggcactagtttttacgaaagcgactgccatctgaccttccaacccagagggtaaactaggccttattggggtgagtccggtttcctcacgatgttttccttcaccaaaaagcgactggtatatatcaaatgatatttcgtacataagttcctaaaaactcattggtacgagccggggtttgaacccgcgacctccagattgcaagtcgcacgctcttaccgctaggccaccagcgcttttttctctaaataattattaagtacgACACAATATACATATGCAATATAACGGATTGTGAAAAAACTCAATCGAATACTTGTCTtaataatttagttaaatacTACGTAGCAATCGCTCCGACGCATAACACAAAAACTTTTTACGCGCGAAAGACTTAAGTAGACTTTATGTTGACAGAAACTTATTCCATTTTCGAATTAggactatcggcccgattcgaagaatgattatgacacgtttaagatcttggaaagatcgataactaaacgacatgtcaaaattgacgtttatttcgattccgctgtgatcccaataagatctatttacgatatttttaacgtcaaagtgacattggttgcccgaatcaagctgcttctctgtcaattatacgacatacaaacgatatctgaatgagaacttatctaaaccagaacttatcgttatcgtatctcattcttcgaatcgggccgtatgaatGCTTGGAAAGTACAAACAGTATACTGCGAATTTTATTTCAACAATAAAAGTCGAGACAAAGAGGCAATTCTCGTTACAAATACCGCTTATGCGTAACcaatgtgtgtgtttttttggtttgtgtatgtatttaatCGTGAGCCCATGTTCTTCGCTTATACAATTCAGATATATTTAGATGTTTGTAAATGCTACCTGACTTGGTTTAACATGTCTATCGCAGCATCCCAATacactttgaaaatattttgaaacatagaaaacataccTTATCATCGTATTGTCCTAGTTTTCCTAGGCAATGCTGAAGAAAAATCAGTTGTCGTTCAGAATTCAAGATTTTACTTTGAACATTATCCTATAGAAATATACCTaggttttttatactacgtcggtggcaaacaagcatacggcccgcctgataaaTCCTGCCTGTTAGCCTGATAGGTTAAGTTACACACCAAACCATATGTGTACCCGTCCCTATTTGTAAAACGTCTGTGCAaaatcaaaagtaaaaaaaaagagaatttCAATTCCGAAGCCAGTGCTTTTTTCGTcatacaaaagacatcaacTAGTTCAAGTTCGGGTTGCATCATAACAGCAAAGCAActgttgttattttaaaaccaaAAAGTCCCAACTGCAATTTAAACTTACTAGGAATTTTAACTCTACGTCACACTTTACAAGACTGGTTTCCCAATGTGACTTTTAGATATGTTTTGGTAATATATATATCCCGTGTCTAATTACATGTTCTTTAGTACCTTAGCAAAACATCGGATATGGTTTAAGTAGTAAATCAACTTACGAAAACTTTTCTCAATAACATACATGAATGCGATTGTCAATGTATTTCATTGCCAGTAAGTGTCAAATATCGAACTAGATATCTTGTAATAATATGACTTGTTTATGATACCAAAACGTAATAGCCTGTTCAAGTTTTACTACGAGTACAGTGTCCCTTATTAAATAACTCGATACGTAAGTACATTTTAATGGATAATTAAGACATGTATGTagatatacaaggtgtaacaaaaatagtggggatctgtttaagggcatattcggtttCTTGGTCTGATTAGGAAACGGtagaagaaaattatttttgacgtaaaatatttttaacctttGTATTGTTGGCCAACATGGCCGACCTGCCCCAGTTTTTTTTtgcgtcaattttttttgtaatgtttttgtaatttcttttgtcaatgtttttttctacttttcctaatcagaacacgataccgaatatgcccttaataAGGACTTAGTTACGGAAAGATTAGcgaatccccactatttttcACATGTAGGATTGTtccatatttatatacatttaatttatttatatagacaAATAGATATAGACCTAACGTCGGTAAGTAGGTACCCAttagtatattataattaatgacTAAACATTCGCGGCTGGCCTACTTGACATTGCAACAGTTATAAGGTATTATAATGCGTAATAATGTCTAGTAGGTACAGTATAGATATAGAGTATAGTGTGTGTATCGACCGATTTTGGCGTCCTTGATTCAAAAGTCTAACTTGTAATCCTAAATGTTCGGagtaagagcgttttcacatcgtccgatccgatatcgggtGTCATATCAAAGCATATCtattctatataatatatatatatatatatatatatatatatatatcgatcGGTTGGTTGAAACTACCAAACATACTTTTCCAACTTGAGTGAGTTACTGTATCAGGTGCTGGTATCTCTGAAGACTTTCGCacttgactgtaattttctaATCGTGACATTTACTTTAGACTTTAGCAATCATatcttaattaatattattaaccctCTTAACTAATATGACACAAAGCCTTATTAAATGACTACAATTAATTTATTGACAAAAATTGCAATGTAATCCGATTAAGAGCTAAGCTTATTTCTCTGTGAGTGTGCGTAATGTAACTAATGTCTGGCAGTGCCAATAATGAAATAGAAGTGGCAGGTATTCGGTACATACCCTAATAGCGATGTTATCatcatacttattttattaaaaaaataatgtagttCTAGAACTACTAGCAagtaaagggttccgtactcggtgaatattgtatttttattctaGATCAGTATAATACAATAGATCATAAATGTACTTGTACCAGCATATATTATGAATTGTTTAACAATTTGATTTTGATCTAGTATTCTTATATTATGAAGTTAGCTTACCTACACAGAATGTCGTTGGTAGAGTCGGGCCATATGCACGGGATTTTCGATAACAAAATAGCACTTCCACACTTTGTTGTGTCAAAGTAGGTGCAGAGTTGGCTTACAATTAGACAGACTCAAAGTAGGTATATGACATACACACTtcctcgttcgcgtctttcctgtagacatcgcaaagttgaGAGGATCAAATGTTAATTTTCATTGCAcccttttttcattttttcagcACTTGAGATTCAAATAGGAAAATCgtgatatacatataatgtaccccagttgttaacttttattataCTCTCCAGCTTTAtactataggtacttactgCCAAAAGAAAAATCTCACACCACAACCGAAATTTCCGCTTGTatcacggaaccctaaaaataaggtAGCCCTTTTATGACACCATAGTTACGATCTGTTAAGCAATTTAAcctttttatttctaaattaataAACGAACGTGGTGATAGGCAGTAATGATCTCAAAACCAATTAGTAACAACAAGAAACTGAAATGATAATTTGATTCCCAAGTACCAATCTGCAGCGCATGGTTTTGGTTTACGAAAGCTCGATTAAACTTTAACTGGCATTCCCACGGCATTATCCGAGATGGATTGTGGATCGAAATGCGCAGGCGGCCCTAGTTGGCTTGACTAACCTCGCGCGCGCTTTTCACGCaccttaaatatgttttattggtTTGCCAGCGTGCCCTTTATTGCAAACAGTATGCGATCTTGATTTTCAATAATTagtgttcagtacccctagtgtaaatattttcgaccgcgaaacgtgacgtacgcgtttgcgttaagtgtcattttgtatgagatttttgactttccaaaacgtcccgcttggcgcgctgtttaaaaacccatacaaaatgaaacttaacgcaaacgcgtacgtcacgtttcgctatcgacttaatttacactaggggtacagttgttTGATACGATTTTAACTTGTAGGTACTATATTTTAGCTGTCAATCGATCAACTGACATCAATTCGTCATCAATGACGATCGATATTCAAGTTTTAGTACATTCGCATTTTTCCTTATTACCTATCTACTTTGGTTTATTAagattccgtagccaaatggcaaaaaacggaacccttatagattcgtcatgtccgtctgtctgtccgattatgtcacagccacttttttatttaaacgatGCACACAGAAACAACATAAAATTATTCAACTAAATAATGGTCAACAATTCAACATATTTGTGTTATGTAAGAACACATCAATCCAAACCCTAATGAGTATGAAAGTTGTTTGCAGTATCAAATATACCGATCAGTTTATTTCcacatatgtaggtaataatatgCTGCCTATTCGTTGAACCTATACGCAGCTTGCCATGGAACTGAACACAGAAATAGGTAGATAGTTAAAGATTAGTGACAATCTTGCGGTtacaaatataagtattttaaacaaCATCAGTAGCGCCCCAGTTCTACACTGCCTACTGCTAGTTCTACAAGTAGGTAGAACTGATATTATCACTTCTATAGCTTTTCCTAATTTAGCCCTTATAGTAGTAGGTTAATTAGTAAGTAATGATAATAATCATTCGCAGGACGCGCATCCCCGCTACGCGTACGAGTACGCCGTGAACGACCCTCACACCGGCGACATTAAACATCAGAAAGAACAGCGCGACGGAGAAGTTGTTAAGGGTAACGTTATTTTTTAAGATAACGGTTAATCGTTTCAGCACGTGCACCCGCGGTCAGTATTAAAGTACGCCTTGAACAACCTGCACATCTGTGACATCGTGCACCAAAAGGAACAGGGCGATGGAGAAGTCGTCAAGGGCAACGTTATGTTATACCTACGATAACTGAATATTCCATTCATACCCAGATTGTGCACCTTCGCTGTGCACATTCTGGGTATGAATTAGCGATATGAAACTCGGGTGTTTGTGAGAAACAGTACGACGGAGCAGTCGTCAAATGTACAGTTATTTTATAAGTGCAGCTGCCCTCAGTGTCAGAATAAGCTGAAAGGTTTTGAAGGTTTCACATTTCACCCATAGCCAATTAATCTagccattatttatttagagcCACCCTCTCCTGAAATAAGTGTGGGCATGTTTCTCATACTTTGTTTTGAACTTACACTCAATTATTATTCGATGATCCTCGTGCCCCGTCCATCGCGATTTCGCGATTAAGAGTAAATGAGCATTGATGTGATGATTAATGAGAGTGATATCTATTGATGATGATATTATGTTAATGACAGAATGTGTATCGCATCTACCTACACATTAAATGTTCTGATTGAGATGTGATGATATAAtgtgatattgatattgatgATTTGTTTATACTAATGACAGAAAACATTTAAAGCGTAGGTAGATACATTTCATTTATACAGTCCTTTCTAAATTGCCGCCTTCGGCGCAATGTGTCATCAATCCTGTCAATAAGTGTGCCTCGTTATCCAGGTCAGTACTCGCTGGTGGAGCCGGACGGCTCCGTGCGCACCGTCGACTACGTCGCCGACTGGGAGACCGGTTTCCACGCCAACGTGCGCAATGACAGACACCACTAGTGCCCTAAATGGACGATGGGGATTACGTCAATGGATTCAATAACAGTGCAATTCAAAAACTGACCCAGGACAGCTTTTTAGAGAGCTTTCACGAAAGAGTACGAGAGTAATCTCCAACTAAGTATATCCGTAATAATCTTGCGTATTTGAAGCTTACACTTGCTTATAGGTGTTTCTGAAGCGAACGTTCACTTACGCTCTGCAAGAAATGGGAAATGCACCGAAGCATCAATTTCGGCGCCTAATATTGCTGGCGTTCATATAAGCAAAGTTGTGGAGTACCTTGGCTCTAATCGCCGAATATTACGGTTTACTATGGTTGCCCAGAACTTTAAAACTTCATCTTATCGTGTATATTATTAGAATGACAGCTATTAACTTATCAGTTTATTTAGGTATCCGAAAGTGTTGTGCAAGACTGTTTCTGTTTCAAAACTAGAAACCAGTTCAATTAAACGATTGCTTTTTCATGCCTACCGATGATAAAATATATCCCAAGGTAATAAACAACCTAAGCCATcttgtacaaaatatcaaaagatcCTTCGAGCCTTCGCGACGGTAATACTTATATCTTATCCTTCGGacatgtaataaaaacaagGAAAGTGaggacctattttagattttagcTCTATTTCGAGCTATCTTGAGctaataaatagttttatttatatatataagctATATATAGTTAGCTAGATATAGTTAAACTATCAAAATGTaccgtataaaataataagtcaaCTGAGATAAACCCAAAAAACTCCGTCAGGAAGGAGCGGTACCTCCTAACACAAGTATTGCTATACTTACCAGGAGGTATCCATTaccaatattgtttaaattctactagataccaaataaactattttgtttttattttatttttgatttattcaATGTCAAAAAGTCAGGCCTTCTTCAGGCAAGCtacatatgtattttacagTCCCtgcaaaataatattgtaaCGAATAGTTCGTTTAAATTTTCACATTATATTGTTAACTT comes from the Cydia pomonella isolate Wapato2018A unplaced genomic scaffold, ilCydPomo1 PGA_scaffold_202, whole genome shotgun sequence genome and includes:
- the LOC133533732 gene encoding cuticle protein-like; this encodes MNTVILALALTLTSVCAYHDPDLNYHLSQLQAAPNCDNGHTGSGPGYSYLPPAVQLTTTGVKVAAPVASQQVLSAPAYQYSGSSSYQTGAAYQAAAGYQSAAAYQVSAPIQPQLTPAFQTSSLVSHANGAPAYSAQREFHGYATSAGLSAAASSGKTVTPLATYAQAPIIAKVTAAPLIARFTLAAPKNNFVSQNLVSQQASYAAGSAVAYSSEETASPVVAQVYAAPSAGYATSPALRQQTPQLFEPSRYTVAQPAVSQYRTAPISGLTPVAPVASQYRAPVIAQYQSAQLAPAVSQYAAPAVTHVAPAVTQYTAPVISQHAGQSVAYSTSSISHHSGGSIAQYAAAPVAVNHNIAVAAPARIAHVKNVHTDFLQNYDAHPRYAYEYAVNDPHTGDIKHQKEQRDGEVVKGQYSLVEPDGSVRTVDYVADWETGFHANVRNDRHH